TACATCTCACTAAAATGAAGAGATTTACTAGACTCAATAGAACTTTTTCCTTAATATCCCTAGTCCAAATTCACCTACCACACCAAATCCTGACAAATTCACGTGCTAAACCAAATTCACGTAAACCAGTTGCTCTCTCtctatagataataataataaataataattttaaataatataataaatacatatataataaataataacatcactaaatataacaataaataataattaataatgatttcaaataatagtaattattataaaaataataatttaatataatttatttttattaaaatttattaaatattagtttttaaatttaatatttttaactaatcaaaaattatttcatatatttttatcatcaagGGTATTTCAGTAATCTTCAAACTttattcattataaatttttattttatctattacatcactcaaatcactcactaactttcacaaaattcatttccaaattcattcactttatcctctaaatctactaaaaaaacacacatattcatTCACTCAAATTCTcacaaatccatcttcacaTTCTCCTCCAAATCCATCTTATCAAGTGAGCACACCCttaagaaggagaaagaggttTAAGACTTCAGGATACTACAAGTTTACTATCAAATTTACTTCCTTGACAACCAAAATcaggttttattgttttaattcatttgttttGTATACTCATCTTTagtagtattttatatattataattttttatttcatataaaaatatagagaTATGCCAACTAGAAAATTTAAATCAGACTattcaaaaatccaaaaaaatagaagaattgagGCATTAACAATTCTAGTGCCAGTTGCTTCAGCCGAAagaagtttttcaaaattaaagataataaaaacttatttaagatcaaCAATGTCAGAAGAAAGATTAGATGAATTAGTCctattatatattgaaaaagaaatattaaataaaattaattatgacaatttaataaataattttccatCAAAAAAAGCTcgaaaaatacattttaaataaaagaccttatttttttaagtttgcttTAGGCCTCCAAAACTCTTGACGTGAcaaacaagtaaaataaaatagtgtcATTCGTTGAGAAATCACAATTTCTTTATAAACAatacttttgtgaaaaaatcatcttcttcttcgAGATGTctaaataagaaatttttttgaattgagaGAACAATCTTTTGACCAAGTAACATAATCAtgactaaaaatatatcatGAAGACAAATTTTAACACTAGAAATAGTTTATCCTTATGATTTATTCATTAAATTCTAAAATCAAGTTTAACAGAAAATTCTAAGAAGCATTAATAGAAGACATACACTTTATGTTGTCTTATATTTAATTCTAGGTAAGGAAGATATTTTTCTTGCATGGTAGTTTATCAAGATGTCAACATTCAACATATTGTAGAGGCCAATAAATTGGTGCAATGATATTGATATTAGTTATTTATGTCTCTTTAAGCTTCATCaatgttaataaattatattgttgtccttcaaaaattattgataaacaTGACATCAAATTTTTGAACATTTTGAACATGTATCGAATtataattcaaaaagtttttgTATTGAACTTTCTCTTTTTCAAGTATTGTATGCATATGGAACATTTTCACCACATAATTAATCAAcatttttagtttcaatattTTCAATGCTAATCAGATATTATGCAAAATTACGATCTTGTAATGATGTCATGTTAATCTAGGATGTTAGTGTTATTCCTTAAAGGAGATTTAGGAACTTTGtttaaatagatatattgatgaagaatagaaaaataaatttattttttaaaagtgataaaagagaAGCTGAAcgtgaaataaaaataacacaaattcaactttttcatctattttgaaACTTATGTATTATACTAATGATTTAATTGTTCAACTAGATGAGTTCCTTATTAAGATTGAATGAATAGTAGGtgacaattttatattatctttttagaAAGTGATCCCAAAAAACATTCCCAAATCAttgaattcaaaaatataaaattagaataattcatttaaataaggTCGTATATTAATTACAgttttaaaactatattttcaaaaaaaaatattaaactatgtactttattgtattaataatttattgtgaAATTATTTGTTAAGATTGCCAGTATATAACTATTTCTTCATTACTTGGTATATTAGTTtatatcatttataattaattattaaaaggtaaaaggAAATTGTTGTTCTTTGCCCAAAGAATACTTCTAGAATAGAATTGTCCTCGTGTCACGGTAGCTCACCTTTCTTTAGTTATTCCTCGGCATTATTTAGAGAGATAGAGCTTAGTAAATGCATTTACtccatctctttttttttttttaattctgagTGCCTTTGAAGTCTCTTAATCACATTTGAAATAGTTTCAATTATAGAAAGAATTAAATAATCTTAACTCGATATAATGTTAAACAAAATATTCACTTGTAACTTGAGGACGGTTCCtcagaaaatttgaaattacgTATTTAACCTGAgcattttaaaaggaaaataatctCATAACcctaaaaaacatttaaaatgcaATATTCAGATACACtttgaaaataaacaaactGGCAGAGCTGAAAACGCAAGGAAGAGAAACAAAAAGCGTGCATTTTAGCTTAGGTGTTGTTCTGCAATTGCAACCATGGCTGCAACAGAAGCTCCATCAAATGAGGAGGTTTACAAAGTTCCCCTCAAAGTTTTGGTGGACAGAAATGAAAACAAAGTTCTGTTTGCTGAGGCAAGAAAGGATTTCGTGGATGTTCTGGTGAGTTTCTTAGCATTGCCTTTAGGTACTATTACACGACTCGTTGGTAAAGAGTCAAATATTCCACCACTGAAAATTGGTAGCTTGAGTTCATTGTATGAGGGTGTGTCCCATCTTGAAGAAGAGCATCTATGGACACAGAAATGCAAAGAAATGCTTCTGCACCCAAGGACCTCTATGGAATCTTATTTCCAACCCCTGAAACTCAACATCGACGACACTCACCCCACAGAGTATTTcctgtgtgaggacttggggtGTAGTAGGAAGACAAATGGGAGCCTTTTAAGCATTTTCAGCAATCAAAGATGCAGTTGTGGAAAACTAATGAACAGAATAGTGTCCCCAGAAAATATTACTCTAGAAAATGGTTTTGTTAAGGAAACTGCTTCTTTTATAATTTGTGACGATCTCTCTGTGTTGCCTAATGTTGTTGTAACAAGTGTGAATCTACTCCAGAGGCTTGGAATCAGAGACATGGATGCTATTGAGGAACAAACTTTGGATATCAGCAAGAGGGAGGTATGCTATATTGCGATTCGTTTATTGTTGTTAGTTTTACTACTTTCTCTCTCTGATTCGTTCTTTGTGTTTTGTATAGGTTGTTGATCTTCTCAAGTTGTCGTTTATATCAAAGAACCCTTTGACAGATTTTGTCTTCAAGAAGGAACCACGTGTTGATGATATTAACCCAATAAACCAATCCTGGCTTGAGAGAGGAGATGGATCATCTGATGAAGGTAGAAAGATAGTTGTGAGGGCATTGGTaagaaaatcaaatgaaaaGATTATGCTTGTTGATGCAGAGGAAGATTTTGCagattttctttttagttttctGACTTTACCTTTGGGTGGAGTGTTGCATATGTTGGAAGGAAATTCTTCTTTGAGCTGCATAGATAAATTATACAAGAGCATTTCTGAACTGGGTCCTGATAGATATTTAAGGTCACAGAGAGTGAAAGGGGAACTAGCTAATCCTAAATGTGCCCCTCTATTCACCATCAGTGACCAGATATTACCAATTGGCGAGGTATCCTTGCCTGTTTATTATTGCAATACTTTCTTTGATGGCAGAGAGTATCGTTTTTCTCTTAGTATTTCAGCCAGGCCTCGTTATTATGGTTATTATGGGTATGACGAGAATGCTCGATTGGAGATTACGAATCCAAAGTCCTGTATTGGAGATTCACGCAGTGGTAAAGGATTTGTGAAAGGACCATCAATGTTTATGGTGACAGATGACTTGGTTGTGACTCCAATGTCATCCATTTCTGCTGTTTCTTATCTAAATAGGTCACTAGTTCCTCTCTCTGACTTGGAGGAAAGGGTGATTAGCGTTGGTGTGAAGGAGGTAAGACACGTTCTCTCGTACTGAATGAAATAACAATAGTATATTCATGTCTGTTGATTTCATGGTGCAGGGATTGGCCATACTAAAAGCTTCCTTGACCTCAACATCTGCTTTGACACAAGGTCTCCAACAATTCACTAAAATTATTAAGCTGGAGATTTGACCAATTATTTCCATCTTGTAGGTGCTACAAAATATGTAGTTACCAGTTATGATGTTATTTTGAAGCctacattttaaaattggtggCACTCTCTGGTGCAGCCAAAAGTTCTGTTTGTTGTATAAACGAATATTACCACGAATTTACCGCTCACCTTTGGCTTCATTTTCCTTAATAAACTTGCGATGTACATTTTCTGATGGAATATCTAACATGATAAAATCACTTTACATTTATCATTCTTCCTTGTGGCAGCAAGGTATATTTGTCTGAGTAACAAAAGTTTCATTGAGTTTTAAACTATAATGAAGAAAAGATACATGTATCGGAATCCATATCTATTAAATACGTGTTAATGttatgtgaatccaaattaacataaaatgtatcaaacattttcaatattaaaatttataatttattgtaatcatgaaagtattattaatttttttaatgatattttatatattataattttttattatatatatatatatatatatatatatatatatatatatatatatatatatatatatatatatcaactagAAAATCTGAATCAAACAGGTGATTGCTTGTTGATATTGGTAAAATCAATAGTAGAGAAAGAGAAGTAGTTAGAGATTAGGATAACGTTAATAATTTTAGTGTCAGTTGCTTCAGTCGAAAGAAGTTTTTCAAAGTTAAAGAtgataaaaacttatttaagattaGAGGAATTAGCCctattatatattgaaaaagaaatgttgaataaaattaattatgataatttaataaataattttttatcaaaaaagtttgaaaaaaaaaatttaaataaaagatcttacttttttaagtttgttttaggcTTCCAAACTCTTGAGTTGCCCCGGACATGACACACAAGTAAAATAGGATAGTGTCACTCGTTGAGAAAtcaaaatttctttataaacaatattttttttgaaaatttcatcTTCTCCTTCAAGATGTctaaataagaattttttttttttgaattgagaGAACAATCTTTTGAGAAAGTAACATAATCatactaaaaatatatcatGAAGACAAATTTCAACACTAGAAATAGTTTATCcttataatttattcattaaattCTAAAATCAAGTTTAACAGAAAATTCTAAGAAGCATTAAT
This region of Vigna unguiculata cultivar IT97K-499-35 chromosome 5, ASM411807v1, whole genome shotgun sequence genomic DNA includes:
- the LOC114185880 gene encoding uncharacterized protein LOC114185880 isoform X1, with protein sequence MAATEAPSNEEVYKVPLKVLVDRNENKVLFAEARKDFVDVLVSFLALPLGTITRLVGKESNIPPLKIGSLSSLYEGVSHLEEEHLWTQKCKEMLLHPRTSMESYFQPLKLNIDDTHPTEYFLCEDLGCSRKTNGSLLSIFSNQRCSCGKLMNRIVSPENITLENGFVKETASFIICDDLSVLPNVVVTSVNLLQRLGIRDMDAIEEQTLDISKREVVDLLKLSFISKNPLTDFVFKKEPRVDDINPINQSWLERGDGSSDEGRKIVVRALVRKSNEKIMLVDAEEDFADFLFSFLTLPLGGVLHMLEGNSSLSCIDKLYKSISELGPDRYLRSQRVKGELANPKCAPLFTISDQILPIGEVSLPVYYCNTFFDGREYRFSLSISARPRYYGYYGYDENARLEITNPKSCIGDSRSGKGFVKGPSMFMVTDDLVVTPMSSISAVSYLNRSLVPLSDLEERVISVGVKEGLAILKASLTSTSALTQGLQQFTKIIKLEI
- the LOC114185880 gene encoding uncharacterized protein LOC114185880 isoform X2, yielding MAATEAPSNEEVYKVPLKVLVDRNENKVLFAEARKDFVDVLRLGIRDMDAIEEQTLDISKREVVDLLKLSFISKNPLTDFVFKKEPRVDDINPINQSWLERGDGSSDEGRKIVVRALVRKSNEKIMLVDAEEDFADFLFSFLTLPLGGVLHMLEGNSSLSCIDKLYKSISELGPDRYLRSQRVKGELANPKCAPLFTISDQILPIGEVSLPVYYCNTFFDGREYRFSLSISARPRYYGYYGYDENARLEITNPKSCIGDSRSGKGFVKGPSMFMVTDDLVVTPMSSISAVSYLNRSLVPLSDLEERVISVGVKEGLAILKASLTSTSALTQGLQQFTKIIKLEI